TACTTGAAGCCTCATTTTGACCACTGATGTTATTATCTGTGAGgttctgtaaaaaaacaaaacatgagcAGTTATTTAAACTTACGTCAAGGTGTTGACACAAATGCCACAATAGTATTAAAACTCGACAATATCTTGAAAGTAGGTGCAGGTGCTTTCAGCTTCTCAAAAGTagcttgaatttaaaaaattgtgcaagaaaaataagaTGAAAGAATTTGAGGAAAACCATTAACAAAAGCTTGTGTCAATTGCAGCAATTacaggtaataaaatattttaaagtgtaTGGATTTTAAAATAGACCAAGTAAATAAAGTCACTTTCCAGATGGCTGACTCATATTCATTAGAAACAATTCTTTGATATCATGTTTTAAAGTTTGTTGTCTGAATTTTACTCtattatatgattttttgtctgaagatttttttacaagCTGAAAAGACCCTatgatttttattctgttttgaaGAGTGGGTCATAATACTAGTATCATGACAGATGTATGTTGACACTGAAAAGTTCCTATCCCtatgattatatttatattttccctTCTCATTCCGTTAAAAATAAGGACATTAATTTTGCTTGAAACACAAAAGAAAAGGCACTAAAGTTAtagtaacattgctttgtgataATGTAGCGCTGTTTTGACAACATCCACATGTAGTCAGGCAAACATTCTTTAGACAATGTCGCAGTTCCATGATTGGGAAGCTGATACAACAAAATCTGtgcaacatatatatatataagccgtgccatgggaaaaccaacatagtgggtttgcgaccagcatggatccagaccagcctgcgcatccgcgcagtctggtcaggatccatgctgttcgcttttacagcctattggaattggaaaaactgttagcgaacagcatggatcctgaccagactgcgcggatgcgcaggctggtctggatccatgctggtcgcaaacccactatgttggttttctcatggcgtggctcatataagatattttttagaattggaaatataatgtaaatattagacAAAACAGTATAATTTTCATTCAGAGTCATGTGAAATGAATACAGAATATGATTGGCAAATTAACCATGAATAGCTAGCACAATTCATGGACTTTCCAGTCGAATTCTGctgttcattttgcatgaactctgATCGATGAATGTATTTGATGTCTTAAATGAACAAGTTGCTGTACTACAGAATAAGTTTACCCAAATCAAATATGTGTTGTtagtttacatatatttcttaTAGTTCTGTTGTGAGTAATATTTTGGAGCCAGGAGTCTAAAgtttaaagggacatgcctcgAGATTTATTTAGGTCTTTTTCTTAATTAAAGAATCCTTACTGTTTTTTGCAGTTGTAGATAAAAGGTATCAACAAGGTGTTCCTAAGAGTTAAATGCAGTATGTATTGACAAAAACGCTTTTGTTgtcaataaaatatgtagaaattcTGTCTCTTGTCATGTAAGTCACATAATTTGAAAGTAAATTTACAACATGACATTACAACacatgaaaattgttaaaattacaaCATATGattaattctgattttttttttttccaaggcATGAAAAATGCCGATActacaacatacatgtatctgtGGAGGCATGTCCTTCACAATTCAAGGAGGATAATTCAGTATTTTAACCACAAGGTCGCTTTGTTATTGTATTTTGTTATGttgttattatatgttttatattaattGTTGTGTTTATAGAAGTGTGCAAGCTTACAGAGGATGATaaataaatgagccacaccatgagaaaaccaacatagtgcctttgcgaccagcatggatccagaccagcctgcgcatctgtgcagtctggtcaggatccatgcatttccttttaaaagcctattgcaattagagaaactgttcactaacagtatggatcctgaccagactgtgcagatgcgcaggctggtctggatccatgctggtcgcaaatgcactttgttggttttatcatggtccAGCTCATATAttgtaaagaaaaattttttttgtcactTAAGTTATTGACATTCTGATTAAATATACTTTGATTGAAAATGGTACCAAatacaagattttattaaaatagaTATAAAGAATTGTGTCTTTTTGCAGGTCTCAACGATTATAAGGTACACCTTGTATTTCTGCTAAATGTTTTGGGGAATATAGTTAGTCTTAAAGAGTTGGGgaaatgcattttatttgttgattaaagagaaatatttttgatgTAAGAATTTAATGCTCATGAGAAAATCTGATATGAATAAATAcgtaataaattattttgttattgtgtCTTAAATCTTATACAATTAGTTTTCTCTTCTTGCGGTTGAAAGTTCTGTTCATGCGGCTATTAAACAAATCTTAATAAACCTATAAATCAAATCTGTAACAAGAACAACCATGTCAAATAAAAACAGACTTTATTGGTTCGATTGTATCTGTTTTGGAGGGGTTATGAAATGCACAACACCCGTAGCACCagtttttagctcgcctgagcacgaagtgctcaaggtgagctttagtgatcgccccatcgtccgtccatctgtcgtcaacaatttgactgttaacagtcacaattttggcctaatcttaatgaaacttggtcagaatgttaccctcaataaaatcttggacgagtttgatattgggtcatctggggtcaaaaactaggtcaacaggtcaaatcaaaggaaaagcttgttaacactagaggtcagaattttggcccaatcttaattaaacttggtcagaatgttaccctcgataaaatcttggacaaatttaatactgggtcatctggggtaaaaaactaggtcaaatcaaaggaaaagcttgttaacattgtagaggccatatttatgactgtatcttcatgaaacttggtcagaatgtaaatcatGATGATtttaaagtccagtttgaatctgggtcatgtagggtcaaaaactaggtcaccaggtcaaatcaaaggaatagctagttaacagcctagaagccacatttatgaccatatcttaatgaaacttggtcagaatattaatcttgatctATAGcttaagttcaaatctgggtcaggtggggtcaataactaggtcactaggaaaagctagttaacactgtagaggccacatttatgactgtatcttcatgaaatttagtcagaatgttaatcttgatgatctttaggtcaagttcggggtcaaaaactaggtcaccgggtcaaatcaagggaaaagctagataacactttagaggccacatttatgaccatatcataatgaaaatatcttgatgATTAataagtcaggtgagcgatacagggccttcatggccctcttgtagtTGTATATAAACTGACGAGATGTGAAAACCAACAAActtatgcctgaatatattttactacaaaaagcatcacctttaAATGTTCAACACAAACACATCTGGATACTCTAGAcacattgtgttaattttacggtctgttgtgctgattacAAAAACACgatgggtatagagtatcgagatgtgtgtGACTGTGTGAATCTTTTTTTGTAGCAAATATTTATATTCAGGCATacgtttgttgcgttttcatatctcgtaaGTATACAATACTGTTGTATGTAATATGTTTTGGTCAGAGTCCAAAGTTGAAATGTTATAAATTGCAGTTAAAATAGACAGGATGCACCCTTACATAAATCTGTTTTGTctgtaatagaaatattatacACATTCCGTTTTTAACCTTTACCtggctaaattttcaaaattgactgGTCCGtcatttaatttggacagtaccatttattattcgaaggagtgttcacttaaattttactgactggatagttgtgcaggctgatcactgtctgcactgtttgcaagagagaatcacttgccgccagcaggctaaaggctaagaTAAAGCCTTTGAGATCAGCTGCACATGCGTAGACTAGTTTTATTAACAGAGAAAAACAATCTTACCAAATCCATAATGGGATTTTTCATGATTTGTTGTTTTATACTGGCAGGACCATATGTAAGGTCTCCAGGGGTAGTAGGATATTTTTATGTGACCACCATAAAAATTTGTGGCTCACATCAATGTTTGCATTCGTCTGTCCGTCAGTGCACAAAATGTTGTCCATCCTGTAACTTTGTTGACAGAATTGCTGTCGGAATTTGAAATAACTCCGCATAAACATTCATCATAATAAGAGTACATGTTGGGATTAAGATTCGTGTCCCTATGTTtaaagtcaagatcacacttgaaggtcaaagattTAAAGTCGTCTTTCCTCTCCGTGCTATAACTTACTTGTGTATATATAGATACTCGAATAAATTGGCAAAAACTATCAGCATAACAAGACGATGTGTCGTATTCAAGACTCATACGCCTACCTGCAAGATCAAAGCAGGAATAATGTATCAATTTTATGTCCccggtcaaagtcacacttggcgGTCAAGATATCGGACTTCGATGATTTTTTTCAGTGTCACAGAAGTGCAAGAGCTTAAGCCGATGCAGGAGACGTGAGGgttgttgcacatttaattacctgTTGTGAACGTACACGCGCGGGAGACTAGAGTGTCACAACAGTTATAGTGATTTTACAAAGTTGAAACTTCGCATGGTTAAAGAGGACATTGTGAGAAAGCATGCACAGTATGAcctatctttattatttttctgGCCAACATTTTCAGTACAATTAAATCCTCACAAACGCAGAATAtcgttaaagatattttttgttcgAGATCAATCTCACTTCTAACAACTGTCCGCATGGCTTGCGCCTACGTGTCATATAATCAGTATTGACCGTGTGGAGTGTCATTTTGATGTAGGTGCTTGCTAAATTCTGATTTACAAACGATCCGCAGATCTGTATTGTACCTAAATAACCACTATATTGATAGCAACTTGTAACTAAAAACCTACATTATTCCTCACATTTACGTTCTGACTGGCAAAGTGCTCGTGCATAGGATTAGCAACTTCTGGATTTCACAAGACAATCGAAATATAGGATTTACTGTGCACGCTAGCGTTTACAATATTGTAACAGATTTACGTCTAGAATGAGATGCAATTCCAATCTTGACATATTTtggtatcagttagaaattgtatAAAAGAAGATGGCAAGTGTTAATCCAAGTGACGATGATAACCTAATGAAGAGTCTGATGAAGTGCATGAAATGTTTTTGTGAGCAGTGCGATGAGCATGGTGTGTACGCGGTCGCTTGTGGATTCTGTGTGGATTGTCAGGAATACATATGTGACATGTGTATGGTGTACCATAAAAGATACCTGCCCGGTCATACCCAACAGGATAAATACACCATGCCTCAGGATTTCTGCTTTGAAAAATGTGGCAATCATCAAGAAAAGGctatcaaatatttctgtcaaaaatgcGACAAGCTTGCCTGTGTAAAATGCAAACAAGAAGACCACAAAAGCTGCAGTCTGGATCATATTCCCTCCCTTATACATAGAAACGTTCTTGATGTCAGCAGTGAGAtgataactttaaaagaaaaaattgataATATGTCTAAAACACTGGAAGAAACGAAAGAGAAAATAAACCAAAACTTTTCTAAAGTTTTTTCTCAAGAAAATGACGCAAAATCAAGAGTTAAGCAGGGCATTgtggaaaagaaaaagaatttcaAGAGACAAATGGATGAGGTGATTAATGCATTTGACAAAAGAATGGATGAAATAATAGCAAAGCTTAAAGAAGAAAGGCATGAAAAGGTGGCTTGGCTTGCAGAacagaagaaaatatttgaaagacaACTCAGTGAAGGGGTAGAAGAAGTACAATTTGAAATAGAAAAGTTTGTAGTAGCAGATCAAGCGAAATTAAATGCCCTTCAACAAGATTGCAAGGAAGTAACAGACGATTTAAAGTCACTGAGGTATGATCTAGAACTGAAACGGAATATTGGCCAACAAGGCAATCTCTTTGTAACGTTTAAAAAGCTGCAACCAGACATTACTAAATgccatgaaaaaatgaaaactttgattGAAAAGAATAAAATCAGTGACTATGAAAATTTATTCCGAAGATGTGTCCTTGACTTTTGAACCTACTATTTTAACACATAGTGTCTTTACCATACGTAAAGTTGTCAGTTTTAACAGACGACAAGGTAGTCTTTTTCCCGAATATGAAtctaaaaaatttcaaagtcgaGAAACGTCGAACCCGtaacattttccagtttaatgTGTTCCGAGTGAAAACAAACTTGTAGTTGCAAACTACAAGCATAATTGTCTCtttatattcaatgatttgactCATATCACACCTGCAAATGTTGTAAATCTGTCTTCAAATCCATGGGGCATTACAAAAAATCACAGCTGATCAGTTGCTGTCACATGTCCGGATGTCAGAAGCGTCCAATTTCTGACCATTTCTTCTAAAAATATGAACTTAAACCCCAAAAGTTTGCGCGTGGGAGGAAAATGCTATGGCATAGCATGCACTGGTGAACATTTAGTCGTTTCTTTCCTTATCCAGCAAATATCAGAGTTATAAACTTCGATGGGATCGTTATAAATCATCTTGTCAGACCCAATGACGGGCGGGTTTTATTCAAATCTCCCCTGTGCCTAACATTAAACGTAGACCATTCCGCGTTGTACATATCGGACAGCGAGGCTAACACGGTTTTCATGTATGACATTTGAAGGAAAGGTTAAGGCCATCTACAAAGATGATCAGCTGACAAGCCCTTTACATATGGCAGTTGACGGAACTGGATTAGTTTACGTTTGTGGACGAACATCAAATAATATTCATCAGTTGTCTTCTGATCTCAAAAAAGGAATAGTACTTCTCGACAAACATGAACTTACAAGTCCAACCAGTGTGGCATATTGCACGAAAAGAAAACGTCTTTATGCgggaatgaaaaataaaaatgttgtcaaggtttttaaaataaaaacagtccAAGATGTTGAAACTTTTGaacaaatatgacatttataaGGAGGACTTACAACCGAACAATCCATTGTTCAACTAATATTATAGTTTTTACGAACACTTCTGTATTTCTGCGAACTTATCAGGTGatcattttttgttcttttaagaaGATAAAGAAAATCTAAAATTTCAAAGTGTGATTATGAAGTTTACATGGATAAAACTGTTTCACGGataatatttgaaacatttcattaatttttcaagATCACGTTTAGttaaaaatattcacagttaaaATGAAAACTTCATTACTTGTTTACCATCTAATTATCTATGATTTAAAAATTAAGCATATTCTAAAGTTGTTCAGACAgttaaatacatcaaatatacagaAGCAGTTCAAAGTTATATGTAAGATCGCGGTGAAAATCAATTCAATTCACTAAGTCGAAAAACTGATCTCACAATATAGGTATGCCACATGAGATATAATTATAGCATTGCGCAAGCACACTATTGTGAAAAATAGAGCAGACTGACATTTAATACTTCAGTTTTAGATTCAGCCTGTCTGTTATTGTTCAAGTCATAAGAACTTAAGAACTGCATTTTGATATGGTGACTGATTGTgcctttttgttattttattctgTCGCAGCGATAGAAAGACAAACGTCGTTAAGGCGCCCCGCTGGACGTCACCTGCCGCCGAACGTCGTTATGCCGCCCTCCCTAACGTCGCCCCGCCTAAtgtcgaccccccccccccccacacacacacacacaacacacaccgAACATCGCCCGCCACACGTCGTCTTTTCGCCTTCCGGAATGAGTAATAATATTTGTTTACGAACGCAGGTGGCAGAGCggcggatatttctatccgattcgtaaacacacgactgatattttttcttgcatatcgtataagtataagctttttattctgacagattatttttcttgcataccgtaattttcaaataatagaataaataaagcaaagcTACAacttaaataaaaagtttttaacataacactttatattatctaagaaatataaattaaaacagaaagaactaaaaatataaatgaaaattcattattttttaaacgtttatttttcCTAAATAAATCTCTTATAGCTGCACGGTGACCCCTACCTTTTTCTTTCTATTtcgaagcatttttgtgtgtcaaagctgcaaaatgtttttaaaatcttaagGGCAGAATTTTTGGTAGAttaaaaagtgggtggggtaattatgtcaacatgtaaaagtgaaagagatttgttagtgacatttaagCATATATAATAGTGATATCACTTTGTATTCATAGTATCCTGTAAGTCCTGAAATACCTATAACTTTAgataggatattatatgttttataaagtactaccattttttcaattttacaaaatttcagaaatgattaaacagtcggtgaagaaaatgccctatataAACTTAAAAACGAGTTTtggtgacctgtgctttttcgtctcttgtttgtcttagaaacaaatgttcttcaagctcacagagtatgaaaaaaaaatcttaatggtGAAAAAAACGACCACATCCTTAAGCTCCAGAAGTAAATATCATATAGGTTTTCAGATATCAAAttcagtttttaaagttttaaagttaaagaaatcaGCCAGAAGAAGCAGTGGTGACGGTCTGCGCGACCCATCGTAAGTTCTAGTCAGTCCTGGCgctaatttcacaaaaaaaatttagTCAGTTATTCTAAAATCGTGCTTTTGCTTATTATTATTTAACGTtgattttttctaaaacaatgtaTATTTAAAAGCTTAATcatactatggttagtagtatttgccTGCAGTAGGCCAAcatacaaatatgatatttctatttaaacaaGATATAACAAACTTAAATACTTGCTGAAGTATATTTCCTATTTCtttacttcgttttctgtaaaaatcagaattgttgtgttttgccTGTCGATAAATACACATATCGACCAAACCTAAAAGGCAAcgattgttttattattaaatccagcctacttataAGTAAAAACTttgaatacaaatatctgcagcctttggtcgcagtaaattgtgtacgacgtcgcattatTTTGACGTCAAAACCCCgttgacgtcacagctggaggttaATACGTGTTTTTTAGTTCCGCTTTCGAGTCATACGgcttttatcattgatcatgtgactacatctaaaCCAATGGAAAGTGACTATAAATATGGATTAATAAAAATCATATATGGTTCTGATacagatgaaaaagtcaacattggagagacatatagagcaaaaaacaaaaaataatcaaagcaatttaaataaataatcacTTAGGTTATTCATGAAATTGGGGCCTGGTGTCAATACCATACCTCCTCGTATGACACCAAgaatgtcaaaaagaaaagtcTTGTAGTGTTTGATCCACAAAATAAATCTATAACGGatttttcatttgttgttttattttggcaCACCCATATGTATGTTATCATTTGAAAGGTATCCAGGGATTGTAGGATTTTTATGCCCCACCACGAAAATGGGGCACATTTTCGTGCGTCTGTCTGTACGTGCACAAAACTGTGTCCAGCCTATAACTTTGTTGTGCTATCAGAATTTGAAATAACTGGACATAAACATTTATCATAAGAGCACATGTCGGGATTAAAACAGATATCCCTTtttcaagtcaaggtcacacttagaggtcaaaaattTAAAGACATCTTTCCTTTCCGCGCTATAACCTACTTATGCATACATTATTAGATAAATTGGTAAAAACATTCAGCATAACAAGTCATATTCAAGACCCATGCATACGCCTACCTTTAAGATCAATTAAAGCAGGAATAATGCATCTATTTTATATTCCTGGTCAAAGTCGCACTTGGAGGTCAAGATATCGGACTCCGATGATTTTTCAGTGTCACAGAAGTAATAGATGCATGCTGAAGCCGATGCTAGGgaacgtgaggggtgttgcacatttaattaccaGTCGAGAACGGAcacgatcaaaccgagtctgctttttgCATTTTATTCCTCTAAAGGTTCttctagattttattaattttatcaacagcagtctttaaatgttgtttggcggctgtaaaatgtctccctgtacttggacttcgtgatgttatattttctggtcgtttgggATCATGCCGGCGTTCATTCAATAGAGTTTCCACAGAAGCCGGGGCTAGGGGGCGTTGCAGATTTCATTACCTCagacaatcaaaccgagtctgatatttCTTTTTGCGTggctgcgttctatgcttccaaggatcttttagattttattacatttttcctTGCCCAGTGTAACTTTTGTATGAACGAATGGATACAATATTCAACTAGCTTGAAACAAACGTTACCATGGCAAGACGATGTGTCACATTCTAGACTTATATCCcgaccttaaaggtcaaggtcatacttggaggtcaaagcTGTTTACATAGTTGTTTCGTTCAGTCTATCACTTTTGTATGAATGGATGGATCTTCAATTACCTCGGCACAATGATTGACCAAACTAGACAATTTGTTGTACTACTCATCAGACCTCGAACAGACTTTGTAATAGTATAGGTTTTATGGGGTGCTTCTTGATTTCGCTGTATCTCCTTAAACTTACATCTCATGATATTCTCAGTACCGGGATCCCTCCTACCCCAACTTCTAACCTGTAACTCCGCAAGCGATGTTTCCAACATTATTTTTCTCTAAACTGGCAAACCCTAGAGCAAAGTCGTTTCCACATCAACTGCAATCTAGTACAAGTAAACCACCCCCACACCCCTTCCAGGAATCCACATTATCTAATCCCACATTTACGTAGTCAGTACTACCCAGATCCTCCCCATCACCCCCACTCCAATATCAATCCGTCTACGAAATACTCTTCCAACACGTGAAGTCCAGCCGTACAGTCAACTCGGTATTCTTAATTAGTCTAAAATGCGGGTCACTCTGAACGCTTTACTGCTGATGAGAAGAAATACTCCGgcaaaaattacaaaatggttaTGTTTACAGACTTTGAATATCTTTAAACAACCATAGGTAATATTATTTACCTATTCTTTCAAGTGATAAACACAGTATACATGTGCAGAATGTAGTATACTGATTCCAGGTGCTACTAGTAATTTTTGCCGAGAAAATATAGGGTTGCCTTTTCAAGAGACGCTTATTTTATTTTCCGGTGTTGTACGTAAATATTAATAATACATGGACATGATGCACATTATATACCTTTCACATTGTAgggatataaattttgaaatatttgttacaaaaaagTTGTTTATATTAAGCAAAAAGTTATTTAATGTTCACCATAATTTTTCTGGTGTAttctatatatatacaaataGTTGTTTATAATTTGTGCCTCACTTCTCTTTCACAAGTACTTACCACTGTTATAATATAACACACAGGTACTCTGTGGCTGGACATATAGCCGCGCCGTGTTGACTACCCGCCGTGATTTGCCCGTTATTTCTCATACAGGGTGTTTCATAATATCTGTTACCATTTcgctgttttaaatttttcaaaatatggaaTGTACTTTTAAATGAAAGTCACTAAGCGATAGGAgatataataaagttttatttgatacataaTATCAGCAGGTTTACTTAAAATGCTCACCTCAATGTCCCTTCAGAG
This Mercenaria mercenaria strain notata chromosome 17, MADL_Memer_1, whole genome shotgun sequence DNA region includes the following protein-coding sequences:
- the LOC128550008 gene encoding transcription intermediary factor 1-alpha-like → MASVNPSDDDNLMKSLMKCMKCFCEQCDEHGVYAVACGFCVDCQEYICDMCMVYHKRYLPGHTQQDKYTMPQDFCFEKCGNHQEKAIKYFCQKCDKLACVKCKQEDHKSCSLDHIPSLIHRNVLDVSSEMITLKEKIDNMSKTLEETKEKINQNFSKVFSQENDAKSRVKQGIVEKKKNFKRQMDEVINAFDKRMDEIIAKLKEERHEKVAWLAEQKKIFERQLSEGVEEVQFEIEKFVVADQAKLNALQQDCKEVTDDLKSLRYDLELKRNIGQQGNLFVTFKKLQPDITKCHEKMKTLIEKNKISDYENLFRRCVLDF